TGTTTGTTTCTTTGATGGGCGGATCGcgggaagaaaaggaggcATGCGTGGAGAGTTAATAGAGCAGGTGAAAAATAAATCCGTGGTATTCGAGGCGAACTTCACGTGAATCAGACACTCCATAGATAGCATGGAGGCCCCCGACAAAAGCCCCAATTCATAGGCACTTATAGCCTCCAGCAAATACACATTGGGATTCTCTCGTCCATCGCGCACACAAACATATACTTTAGTCACGCAAAACACGGGGGACTAGGGGACGCGGCGCAGTGTTGGGTATGGGTGGTTGTTCCTCAACGTGTACATACACAGCATGGGGGGATATGATGATGCAGTTAACATTTTGTGCAGCCCAAACTCCGATAAGCCCGGTTTCATTTCCCCGTACAAAACTCCCAGACAgttgaaaaaaaaaaagagaaggaaaagaaaaaaaagaacagaAGATCCTAGGGATAAGACAAGTGGAGAGGAGCCCGACGGATGCCCAGAGAAatcccttcccccccatGTGCCGACCAACCTACAACACAGTACTAGACATGGAAAATTTTCGGAAGATTTTGGAACAAAGAGGTTTGGCCAGACGGAGCGCGCGAAGGAGCGGGTTTTGggaagtgagtgagtgtggCCCCGAGACAGGACAATCCCCATCACACACCACCCCTCAAgccctttcccccctttactcgtccttggacttcttcttcttcttcttcttttctccgTCAGCCTTttcgggctcggcggcggcgccgacgtcggactcgcgcttgcgcttcttctccttgtccttcttatccttcttctccttcttgtccttggacttttccttcttctccttcttaACCTCGggcgcgacggcgtcgaccatctcggcgtcgtcgagcgtgatgtcgccctcgacctgctccagAACGGAGGCCTTGGGACAGTTAGTTTCGTCATCATTGGCGACgggggaaaagggaagaaggagaagtgTGACGAAGTACATACCATAACATCGGCGTTCTTGGCGGGCTTCTTGCCGGTGGCGTAGAACTCGAGGCGGTCCTCGACCTGCTGGCGCAGAGCCTCACCGAACTTGGTGGTGGGGTTCTCGGTGTAGTTGTCGATACGGGAGGCGATGGAGCACTTGTTGGCCAGGTAGCGGGAGATGCGGCCCTTGTtcttgacggcggccttgccgatGAAGCTGGAGTGGTAGATGAGACCATACTTGGGGGTGTTGCTCTTGGTCTTGAGGGCGCGGAAGagggccttctcggcgccgaggatcTGGAGCGTCGAGGCCGGGTACTTTGACAGGTTCGTCAGGGAGCCGGCGTGCGAGATGAGCTTGGCGGCAACGGGGGTGCCGATGAGGGTCTGCAGGTTGGGTGCGACAATGGACATCTTCTTGTCGAGGTAGTTGGCGGTCGAGCGGCGAGCCTCGGCCTGGGcaacgacggcctcggcgaagcccttgacgatctcgaggTCAGCGGGCATGATAGTCAGGCCCATGGAcaccttggcggcgtcgataATGGCCTGGgccttctcgccgtcctcctcgacgagggcggcgatgtcgtgCAGGCGGTCGTCCGTGAGGGTGGCCTtgtcgccgatggcgagcACGAGCTTGGCGTAGGTCAGGTTGTCCGAGACAATCTTGACGAGCTCGGGGAAGTGCCAGCCGTACCACTCGCGCACGCGCATGAAGAACTGGTTGACGCCCTTGTCCTGGAACTCGACGGTGGCGCTGGCCTGAATGACGTGGTTGTCGTTCTTGGTGGTGCTGAACTTCACCTTGGCGCGCGAGTACGAgtggcccaggccgaggccggcggcggtcgagTCGCCCGTCTGCAGGCCCTTGAGGAGGCGGTCAGCGTGCAGGCGGACGCCACGgaggaggtcgccggcgacctcaGAGGTCTCGGAGGTTTCGCAGTCGACACCGGGGAAGGTGGACTTGATCACAGAGGCCAGGTTCttctcggccacggcgacggTGATTCTGCTCTTCTTGCCGCTCGTCTGGGGGAGGTTGAGCTCAAGGACCGACTTAAGGTGGTCCGACATGAGACCCTCAGAGATGTGGTTGATCTCGTCCAATGCCTGCTTTCCGGTGCTGTGAGAGAGGGTGTGTTAGCCGTCTTGTGTGTTCTTCCTCAACGTCTCCTTGTGTGCCATTCTCCACTTGTTCCTCCCCCTTCATGCAGAGACGCGCTTTTCGAGAAGCCGTCGCGCAGCacgcaacgccgccgccgccgcaagcaccaccaccaccaccaaccaccaacaacagAACAATTCTCAGAACGGGTAGGCCTACTCAAAAGGGGTGAAGTTGACGAGCTTGACCATCTTGCCGAAGCGGGCAAGGTCGGCAATGGACTCCTGGGCCTCCTTCTGGCGCAGGCCAATGCTGTCGGGCTGGTGCTCGATGTGGAACACACCGTAGCCCATGGGCGCCTCGTAGAGGAGGTAGTTGATCGCGGCCATTTTGAGAGTCGGTCTTCTTGTCTCGGactggaagaagaggggggggcgttCTGAAATTCCGACAATCAAGCCTCGACGCGGGAGCTCTCTTCTATTTTTTGGTGGGtttgaggagggggggggtcggTTTTCGAGGGTGTCTCGAGACGGCAAAGCGAAAATTGTCGAGGTCGAACACTTCggattttttttcttcaatTTTTCCTCCCCCCACTGGTGTCAATTGGAATTTTTTGCGGAGCTCCAAAGCTGACGCTCGGACCAGGCCGTCCTTCGCTCTCTGGCTGTGGTGGGAGGTGGGCGGGTCACGTGGATAAGACTCGGCCTGGAATGACGCCGGCCGCCGATGGTGGAGCGACAGGATATGTGGCTTGTCATTTCTTTGTGGCTCGGTGGCTCTTGATGTGTGGCTGACTCTCCAactggggaggaggaagctgGTGAGTGAGAGCAGATGATTCTCGGAGGCTCACCGGATGACCGTAAACGATTGTCTTCATACAGAAGTCATTTTAAATGTTCGATTGCCTGTGGAAGCTGTCATGAAAGCTATCTGATGTACTAAGCCGCTCATGCTACCTTTGACTGTGCCTAGAACAGCCCTCACAGAGGTGTAAGTGAGCAAAAACCCTACCAGCCCTCAAGTGACAAGACACTATCcgaagaaagaaaaatgGCATCAAGTCTATTTCGAGACTATAAGGAATCGATTCATGTTGATTTTGTGTCTTTACAATATGGTCTGGTGATGCTGCGGATTTTCAATCATGTCTTGATACCGATCTTAAAACGTACCAGAGACACTCAAGCTCACATCCAGTTGTCAAAGCACCGTTTTGAACACTCCATGCAATACAAAAACTTGAATTCAATTCATTTGCAAAACTCAATAATAGCCGATTTCTGATCCCCAATACCCCATCTGAAGCGGTCGGGTTGGAAGAGGGTGGTCATCATCGCGAGTACGACACaaccacaacagccacaagcGCACCGACCTATCAGAAg
This sequence is a window from Colletotrichum higginsianum IMI 349063 chromosome 8, whole genome shotgun sequence. Protein-coding genes within it:
- a CDS encoding NOSIC domain-containing protein, translated to MAAINYLLYEAPMGYGVFHIEHQPDSIGLRQKEAQESIADLARFGKMVKLVNFTPFDTGKQALDEINHISEGLMSDHLKSVLELNLPQTSGKKSRITVAVAEKNLASVIKSTFPGVDCETSETSEVAGDLLRGVRLHADRLLKGLQTGDSTAAGLGLGHSYSRAKVKFSTTKNDNHVIQASATVEFQDKGVNQFFMRVREWYGWHFPELVKIVSDNLTYAKLVLAIGDKATLTDDRLHDIAALVEEDGEKAQAIIDAAKVSMGLTIMPADLEIVKGFAEAVVAQAEARRSTANYLDKKMSIVAPNLQTLIGTPVAAKLISHAGSLTNLSKYPASTLQILGAEKALFRALKTKSNTPKYGLIYHSSFIGKAAVKNKGRISRYLANKCSIASRIDNYTENPTTKFGEALRQQVEDRLEFYATGKKPAKNADVMASVLEQVEGDITLDDAEMVDAVAPEVKKEKKEKSKDKKEKKDKKDKEKKRKRESDVGAAAEPEKADGEKKKKKKKSKDE